One window of the Corynebacterium glutamicum ATCC 13032 genome contains the following:
- a CDS encoding ABC transporter ATP-binding protein: MATVTFDKVTIRYPGAERATVHELDLDIADGEFLVLVGPSGCGKSTTLRALAGLEGVESGVIKIDGKDVTGQEPADRDIAMVFQNYALYPHMTVAKNMGFALKLAKLPQAQIDAKVNEAAEILGLTEFLDRKPKDLSGGQRQRVAMGRALVRDPKVFLMDEPLSNLDAKLRVQTRAEVAALQRRLGTTTVYVTHDQVEAMTMGDRVAVLKDGLLQQVAPPRELYDAPVNEFVAGFIGSPSMNLFPANGHKMGVRPEKMLVNETPEGFTSIDAVVDIVEELGSESYVYATWEGHRLVARWVEGPVPAPGTPVTFSYDAAQAHHFDLESGERIA, translated from the coding sequence ATGGCAACGGTCACATTCGACAAGGTCACAATCCGGTACCCCGGCGCGGAGCGCGCAACAGTTCATGAGCTTGATTTAGATATCGCTGATGGCGAGTTTTTGGTGCTCGTCGGCCCTTCGGGTTGTGGTAAATCCACTACGCTGCGTGCTTTGGCGGGGCTTGAGGGCGTGGAGTCGGGTGTGATCAAAATTGATGGCAAGGATGTCACTGGTCAGGAGCCGGCGGATCGCGATATCGCGATGGTGTTCCAGAATTATGCTCTGTACCCTCACATGACGGTGGCGAAGAATATGGGTTTTGCGCTGAAGTTGGCTAAGCTGCCGCAGGCGCAGATCGATGCGAAGGTCAATGAGGCTGCGGAAATTCTTGGGTTGACGGAGTTTTTGGATCGCAAGCCTAAGGATTTATCGGGTGGTCAGCGTCAGCGTGTGGCGATGGGTCGCGCGTTGGTGCGTGATCCGAAGGTGTTCCTCATGGATGAGCCGCTGTCCAACCTGGATGCGAAATTGCGCGTGCAAACCCGCGCGGAGGTCGCTGCTTTGCAGCGTCGCCTGGGCACCACCACGGTGTATGTCACCCACGATCAGGTTGAGGCAATGACGATGGGCGATCGGGTTGCGGTGCTCAAGGACGGGTTGCTGCAGCAGGTCGCACCGCCCAGGGAGCTTTACGACGCCCCGGTCAACGAATTCGTTGCGGGCTTCATCGGCTCGCCGTCCATGAACCTCTTCCCTGCCAACGGGCACAAGATGGGTGTGCGCCCGGAGAAGATGCTGGTCAATGAGACCCCTGAGGGTTTCACAAGCATTGATGCTGTGGTGGATATCGTCGAGGAGCTTGGCTCCGAATCGTATGTTTATGCCACTTGGGAGGGCCACCGCCTGGTGGCCCGTTGGGTGGAAGGCCCCGTGCCAGCCCCTGGCACGCCTGTGACTTTTTCCTATGATGCGGCGCAGGCGCATCATTTCGATCTGGAGTCGGGCGAGCGTATCGCTTAG
- a CDS encoding DUF2127 domain-containing protein, producing MATAKVRDRWQQLFWGGIKLKGLNGLFELIGGVLLLLVDPESLHHWTVLLTQNELNEDPDNGIATFLGHSSESLTSHATLFSARYLLTHGLAKVVLLVAVLKTNCGHTRG from the coding sequence ATGGCTACTGCCAAAGTTCGCGATCGGTGGCAACAACTCTTTTGGGGCGGCATCAAGCTCAAAGGACTCAACGGCTTATTTGAGCTCATCGGCGGAGTGCTCCTCCTTCTTGTCGATCCCGAAAGCCTTCACCACTGGACCGTTCTGCTCACCCAAAACGAACTGAATGAAGATCCCGACAATGGCATCGCCACGTTCCTTGGGCACAGCAGTGAATCACTCACCAGCCACGCTACGTTGTTCAGCGCTAGATATCTACTGACGCACGGCCTTGCGAAAGTGGTACTCCTGGTCGCAGTCCTGAAAACAAACTGTGGGCATACCCGTGGATGA